One Amorphoplanes digitatis genomic window carries:
- a CDS encoding amidohydrolase, producing the protein MTLPSVLFSNGRFYSAADPRATAMLVRDGRIVWLGAVADAPAADATVDLGGALVTPAFVDAHVHATDTGLAADGLELSGVRSAGELLEAVSAFAATRAADAVVHGHGWDESTWVVQDPPSADELERAAAGRRVYLSQASVHSALASRSLLAACPGVEGVPGYAASGWVREHAHHAVRAVALGSLTAAQRTAAQRSALRLAASRGVAAVHECGGPGTSSEADFESVLALSGDGLPRVYGYWGELGGAVKARELGAVGAAGDLYADGALGSRTASVRSAYLDGGGCGESFVSAEQAGAHLLECVEVGVQGGFHAIGDAAIEAVLDGFAIAAKQVGVDRLREGRHRIEHVELADKPMIARLVEFGVVASVQPVFDALWGGPDRMYAQRLGVPRAMASNPIGAMYATGVSLAFGSDSPVTPLDPWAAVVAAAAPRNPVYRMSVRAAFGASTRGGWRAVGVDDAGVLSPGAAATFAVWDTPAGVEGGLPVLLPGPDGEVPARPVCRRTVLHGETIFEE; encoded by the coding sequence ATGACTCTCCCCTCGGTGCTGTTCTCCAACGGTCGTTTCTATTCCGCCGCCGATCCGCGGGCGACGGCGATGCTGGTGCGTGACGGGCGGATCGTGTGGCTGGGCGCGGTGGCGGACGCGCCGGCGGCGGACGCCACGGTGGATCTGGGCGGCGCGCTGGTGACGCCGGCCTTCGTGGATGCGCATGTGCACGCGACGGACACGGGTCTTGCCGCGGACGGGCTGGAGCTGTCCGGGGTGCGTTCGGCGGGTGAGCTGCTGGAGGCGGTGTCGGCGTTCGCGGCGACGCGGGCGGCGGATGCGGTGGTGCACGGCCATGGTTGGGACGAGTCGACGTGGGTAGTGCAGGATCCGCCGAGCGCGGATGAGCTGGAGCGGGCCGCGGCGGGCCGGCGGGTGTATCTGTCGCAGGCGTCGGTGCATTCGGCGCTGGCGTCGCGGTCTCTGCTGGCGGCGTGCCCCGGCGTCGAGGGGGTGCCGGGGTACGCCGCGTCCGGTTGGGTGCGCGAGCACGCGCATCACGCGGTGCGTGCGGTGGCGCTGGGTTCGCTGACGGCGGCGCAGCGCACGGCGGCGCAGCGTTCGGCGCTGCGGCTGGCGGCGTCGCGGGGTGTCGCGGCGGTGCACGAGTGCGGCGGGCCGGGCACGTCGAGCGAGGCGGACTTCGAGTCGGTGCTGGCGCTGTCCGGTGACGGCCTGCCGCGGGTGTACGGCTACTGGGGTGAGCTCGGCGGCGCGGTCAAGGCCCGGGAGCTGGGCGCGGTCGGCGCGGCCGGTGACCTGTACGCCGACGGCGCGCTGGGTTCGCGCACGGCGTCGGTGCGCTCGGCGTATCTCGACGGCGGCGGCTGCGGCGAGTCGTTCGTGTCGGCGGAGCAGGCCGGTGCGCACCTGCTGGAGTGCGTCGAGGTGGGTGTGCAGGGCGGCTTCCACGCGATCGGGGACGCGGCGATCGAGGCGGTGCTGGACGGGTTCGCGATCGCGGCGAAGCAGGTCGGTGTGGACCGGCTGCGGGAGGGCCGGCACCGGATCGAGCACGTGGAGCTGGCGGACAAGCCGATGATCGCCCGGCTGGTGGAGTTCGGGGTGGTGGCCAGCGTGCAGCCGGTCTTCGACGCGCTGTGGGGCGGCCCGGACCGGATGTACGCGCAGCGCCTGGGTGTGCCGCGGGCGATGGCGTCGAACCCGATCGGTGCGATGTACGCGACGGGGGTGAGCCTGGCGTTCGGTTCGGATTCGCCGGTGACGCCGCTGGATCCGTGGGCGGCGGTGGTGGCCGCGGCGGCGCCGCGTAATCCGGTGTACCGGATGAGTGTGCGTGCGGCGTTCGGGGCGAGCACCCGGGGCGGCTGGCGGGCCGTCGGCGTGGATGACGCGGGGGTGTTGTCGCCGGGTGCGGCGGCGACGTTCGCGGTGTGGGACACCCCGGCGGGGGTCGAGGGTGGGCTGCCGGTGCTGTTGCCGGGGCCCGACGGTGAGGTGCCGGCGCGGCCGGTGTGCCGGCGCACGGTGCTGCACGGCGAGACGATCTTCGAGGAGTAG
- a CDS encoding hotdog domain-containing protein: MITVTHRRYVPYAHAHYAGNLVDGAYSLGLFGDVATEVCIRMDGDEGLFASYSDVQFKAPVQAGDVLEVTATVTKVGTRSRLIDFASVVVCRGTGGSAAEVLAEPIVAVTATGTVVVPPKS; encoded by the coding sequence TTGATCACCGTGACGCATCGCCGGTACGTGCCGTACGCGCACGCGCACTACGCGGGGAACCTGGTCGACGGCGCGTATTCGCTGGGGTTGTTCGGCGACGTCGCCACCGAGGTGTGCATCCGGATGGACGGCGACGAGGGCCTGTTCGCGTCGTACTCCGACGTGCAGTTCAAGGCGCCGGTGCAGGCCGGTGACGTCCTGGAGGTCACGGCGACGGTGACCAAGGTCGGCACCCGGTCGCGGCTGATCGACTTCGCGTCGGTGGTGGTGTGCCGGGGCACGGGCGGGTCGGCGGCCGAGGTCCTCGCGGAGCCGATCGTCGCGGTGACCGCCACCGGCACCGTGGTCGTGCCGCCGAAGTCTTGA
- a CDS encoding KamA family radical SAM protein has product MTQLQNDAATEAGQPYDYRRRTLVEPDWTRFPGWRDITAAQWESAQWQRVNCVKNIKQLRAVMGDLLDERFYADLETDQQRLATMSMLIPPQMLNTMVPDKTPDTESFYADPIRRYMLPVATDRHLDWPSHPHSARDSLHEHDMWVAEGLTHRYPTKVLAELLSTCPQYCGHCTRMDLVGNSTPTVDKLKLTLKPVDRYDAHLAYLKAHPGVRDVVVSGGDVANVPWKQLETYLMGLLSVPTVRDIRLATKALAGLPQHWLQGDVVEGLNRVAITAERRGVNLAVHTHVNHVNSLTPLVAKATRTLLEVGVRDVRNQGVLMRGVNATTADLLDLCFGLQGEAGILPYYFYMCDMIPNAEHWRVPVWYAQQLQHDMMGYLPGYATPRIVCDVPFVGKRWVHMLAEYDREHGISYWTKNYRTSIETTDAEALSKLYAYYDPIDTLPQSGQDWWRKQQVAE; this is encoded by the coding sequence TTGACCCAGCTCCAGAACGACGCCGCCACCGAGGCAGGGCAGCCCTACGACTACCGGCGCCGCACCCTGGTCGAGCCCGACTGGACCCGATTCCCCGGCTGGCGTGACATCACCGCCGCCCAGTGGGAATCCGCCCAGTGGCAGCGCGTCAACTGCGTCAAGAACATCAAGCAGCTCCGCGCCGTCATGGGCGACCTCCTGGACGAGCGCTTCTACGCCGACCTGGAGACCGACCAGCAGCGCCTGGCCACCATGTCGATGCTGATCCCGCCCCAGATGCTCAACACCATGGTGCCCGACAAAACGCCCGACACGGAGTCTTTCTACGCAGACCCCATCCGGCGCTACATGCTCCCCGTCGCCACCGACCGCCACCTCGACTGGCCGTCACACCCGCACTCCGCCCGCGACTCCCTGCACGAGCACGACATGTGGGTCGCCGAAGGCCTCACCCACCGCTACCCCACCAAGGTCCTCGCCGAGCTGCTCAGCACCTGCCCGCAGTACTGCGGCCACTGCACCCGCATGGACCTCGTCGGCAACAGCACACCCACCGTCGACAAGCTCAAGCTCACCCTCAAGCCCGTCGACCGCTACGACGCCCACCTCGCCTACCTCAAGGCACACCCCGGCGTACGCGACGTGGTGGTCTCCGGCGGCGACGTCGCCAACGTGCCCTGGAAGCAGCTCGAGACGTACCTGATGGGCCTGCTCTCGGTCCCGACCGTCCGCGACATCCGGCTGGCCACCAAGGCCCTCGCCGGCCTGCCCCAGCACTGGCTCCAGGGCGACGTCGTCGAGGGCCTCAACCGGGTCGCCATCACCGCCGAGCGCCGCGGCGTCAACCTCGCCGTGCACACCCACGTCAACCACGTGAACTCGCTGACCCCGCTGGTCGCCAAGGCCACCCGGACCCTGCTCGAGGTCGGCGTCCGCGACGTGCGCAACCAGGGCGTGCTCATGCGCGGCGTCAACGCCACCACGGCCGACCTGCTCGACCTCTGCTTCGGCCTACAGGGCGAGGCCGGCATCCTGCCGTACTACTTCTACATGTGCGACATGATCCCCAACGCCGAGCACTGGCGCGTGCCGGTCTGGTACGCACAGCAGCTCCAGCACGACATGATGGGCTACCTGCCCGGCTACGCCACCCCGCGGATCGTCTGCGACGTGCCGTTCGTCGGCAAGCGCTGGGTGCACATGCTGGCCGAGTACGACCGCGAGCACGGCATCTCCTACTGGACGAAGAACTACCGCACGTCCATCGAGACGACCGACGCCGAGGCGCTCAGCAAGCTCTACGCGTACTACGACCCGATCGACACGCTGCCGCAGTCCGGCCAGGACTGGTGGCGCAAGCAGCAGGTCGCGGAGTAA
- a CDS encoding L-erythro-3,5-diaminohexanoate dehydrogenase yields MTFPVGLNRVLEPAGVLPQAAWRLDARAEIGADEVRIRVERLNLDAASFRQLATKHGGDGAAVRAEVLEIIGTRGKMHNPVTGSGGMLIGVVDEVGPESPLPVKAGDRVATLVSLTLTPLAISDGLAGWDGMGEQVPAAGHAILFGRSVVAVLPEDLAPELALAVFDVCGAPALTDRIVRSYAGAAQPVTVAVLGGAGKSGSLALTAARLAGARTVGVVVSDAERETLTAAGLADHVAVADARDPVAVSSAVVAALGAPATVTVVCVDVPGCEHGAILATASGGTVIFFSMATSFPAAALGAEGLAADVTMLVGNGYVPGHAEFALDVVRRTPAVRALFESRIAAH; encoded by the coding sequence ATGACGTTTCCGGTGGGGCTGAACCGGGTGCTCGAGCCTGCGGGTGTGCTCCCGCAGGCGGCGTGGCGCCTGGACGCGCGAGCGGAGATCGGCGCGGACGAGGTGCGGATCCGTGTCGAGCGGCTGAACCTGGACGCGGCGAGCTTCCGGCAGCTGGCGACCAAGCACGGCGGTGACGGCGCGGCCGTGCGCGCCGAGGTGCTGGAGATCATCGGTACGCGGGGCAAGATGCACAACCCGGTGACGGGCTCGGGCGGCATGCTGATCGGCGTCGTCGACGAGGTCGGCCCGGAGTCGCCGCTGCCGGTGAAGGCCGGCGACCGGGTGGCCACGCTGGTGTCGCTGACGCTGACGCCCCTGGCGATCTCGGACGGCCTCGCCGGCTGGGACGGCATGGGCGAGCAGGTGCCGGCCGCGGGTCACGCGATCCTGTTCGGCCGTTCGGTGGTGGCGGTGCTCCCCGAGGACCTGGCGCCGGAGCTGGCCCTGGCGGTGTTCGACGTGTGCGGCGCGCCGGCGCTGACCGATCGGATCGTGCGGTCCTACGCGGGTGCGGCGCAGCCGGTGACGGTCGCCGTGCTGGGCGGGGCGGGCAAGAGCGGCTCCCTCGCGCTGACGGCGGCGCGGCTCGCCGGTGCGCGTACGGTCGGTGTGGTCGTCTCGGACGCGGAGCGCGAGACGCTGACGGCGGCCGGGCTGGCCGATCACGTCGCGGTCGCCGACGCGCGGGATCCGGTGGCGGTCTCGTCGGCGGTCGTCGCGGCGCTGGGCGCGCCGGCGACGGTCACGGTGGTGTGCGTGGACGTACCGGGTTGTGAGCACGGGGCGATCCTGGCGACGGCGTCCGGCGGCACGGTGATCTTCTTCTCGATGGCGACGAGCTTCCCGGCGGCGGCGCTGGGCGCGGAGGGCCTGGCGGCGGACGTGACGATGCTGGTCGGCAACGGGTACGTGCCGGGCCATGCGGAGTTCGCGCTCGATGTGGTGCGGCGCACTCCCGCGGTGCGTGCTCTGTTCGAGTCGCGGATCGCGGCACACTGA
- a CDS encoding OAM dimerization domain-containing protein, with protein MSIVRPYGDTTGDGMVQLSFTLPIPHDKRAEGAAVQLANKMGMDPALLVHAKQMGDGFTFFVVYGRVSHLVDTEKVQVVERDFPLLSAKEVNAVIKRRLRRRLKVVGACIGTDAHTVGIDAILNLKGIAGEKGLEYYSELSVTNMGAQVSVPELVETARAEKADAVLVSQVVTQRDAHLQNTRAMSAAFREALPAGRRPLLIVGGPRFDELMAGELGVDRIFTRGTTPREVASYLVHAIVGSSS; from the coding sequence ATGAGCATTGTGCGGCCCTACGGGGACACCACCGGTGACGGGATGGTGCAGCTGTCGTTCACGCTGCCGATCCCGCACGACAAGCGGGCCGAGGGCGCCGCGGTGCAGCTGGCCAACAAGATGGGCATGGACCCGGCGCTGCTGGTGCACGCCAAGCAGATGGGCGACGGGTTCACGTTCTTCGTCGTGTACGGCCGGGTGAGCCATCTGGTCGACACCGAGAAGGTGCAGGTGGTCGAGCGTGACTTCCCGCTGCTGAGCGCCAAGGAGGTGAACGCGGTGATCAAGCGGCGGCTGCGGCGGCGGCTGAAGGTGGTCGGCGCGTGCATCGGTACCGACGCGCACACGGTGGGCATCGACGCGATCCTGAACCTCAAGGGCATCGCGGGGGAGAAGGGCCTGGAGTACTACAGCGAGCTGTCGGTGACCAACATGGGCGCGCAGGTGTCGGTGCCGGAGCTGGTGGAGACGGCCCGGGCGGAGAAGGCCGACGCGGTGCTGGTGTCGCAGGTGGTGACGCAGCGCGACGCGCACCTGCAGAACACGCGGGCGATGTCGGCGGCGTTCCGGGAGGCGCTGCCGGCGGGCCGGCGTCCGCTGTTGATCGTCGGCGGGCCGCGCTTCGACGAGCTGATGGCCGGCGAGCTGGGCGTCGACCGGATCTTCACCCGGGGTACGACGCCGCGCGAGGTCGCCTCTTATCTGGTTCACGCAATCGTGGGGAGCTCTTCTTGA
- a CDS encoding glutamate mutase L encodes MSTAVCVDVGSTYTKACLVDLAGGVLLGRAEVPTTSDTDVLTGLDHAVAELGGAGGAQMYVCSSAGGGLRLAVVGYESLVTAEAGHRVGLSAGAQVVHVAAGPLDGRAVAALRASRPDVILLVGGTDGGDGEVLLHNARRLGTSRLRVPVVVAGNADVRQEAAGVLAARRIPVTVTGNVLPRIGELEPGPARAAIREVFLRHVIGGKRLSRGTRFASLVRAATPDAVLAGVELLADGTGAGVLVVDVGGATTDVYSALVPDAEAETGPRRDVAGTLWRSRTVEGDLGVGVGAPGVVVAAAAEKLPAPDIGGGRPYDAGTDRRLAATAAMIALRRHARGHSPGPGLPRTGGRDLRDVRLVVGSGGVLRHGGGDEVLDAVLGDTAGGWAAPAAARRTVDTRYVLAAAGLLAVDHPAAAAGLLHAL; translated from the coding sequence TTGAGCACGGCGGTCTGCGTCGACGTCGGGTCCACGTACACCAAGGCCTGCCTTGTCGATCTCGCCGGCGGTGTCCTGCTGGGCCGCGCGGAGGTGCCGACGACCTCCGACACCGACGTCCTGACCGGTCTTGATCATGCGGTGGCGGAGCTCGGCGGCGCCGGCGGCGCGCAGATGTACGTGTGCTCGTCGGCCGGCGGCGGGCTGCGGCTCGCCGTCGTCGGGTACGAGTCGCTGGTGACCGCCGAGGCCGGGCACCGGGTGGGGCTGTCCGCGGGTGCGCAGGTCGTGCACGTCGCGGCGGGCCCGCTCGACGGGCGGGCGGTGGCGGCGCTGCGCGCCTCGCGCCCGGACGTGATCCTGCTGGTCGGCGGCACCGACGGCGGCGACGGCGAGGTGCTGCTGCACAACGCCCGCCGGCTGGGCACCTCCCGGCTGCGGGTGCCGGTGGTCGTGGCCGGCAACGCCGACGTGCGGCAGGAGGCCGCCGGGGTGCTGGCGGCGCGGCGGATCCCGGTGACGGTGACCGGCAACGTGCTGCCCAGGATCGGCGAGCTGGAGCCGGGGCCGGCGCGGGCGGCGATCCGGGAGGTGTTCCTGCGGCACGTCATCGGCGGCAAGCGGCTCTCGCGCGGCACCCGGTTCGCGTCGCTGGTGCGGGCGGCGACACCGGACGCGGTCCTGGCCGGGGTGGAGTTGCTCGCCGACGGCACCGGCGCCGGGGTGCTGGTCGTCGACGTCGGCGGGGCGACCACGGACGTGTACTCGGCGCTGGTGCCGGACGCGGAGGCCGAGACGGGTCCGCGCCGCGACGTCGCCGGCACCCTGTGGCGTTCCCGCACGGTCGAGGGTGACCTGGGTGTCGGGGTGGGCGCGCCGGGCGTGGTGGTGGCCGCGGCGGCCGAGAAGCTGCCGGCGCCGGACATCGGCGGTGGGCGCCCGTACGACGCGGGCACCGACCGGCGGCTGGCGGCGACGGCGGCGATGATCGCGCTGCGGCGTCACGCCCGCGGTCATTCGCCGGGGCCCGGCCTGCCGCGCACCGGCGGGCGGGACCTGCGCGACGTGCGGCTGGTCGTCGGCTCCGGCGGGGTGCTGCGACACGGCGGTGGCGACGAGGTCCTGGACGCGGTCCTGGGCGACACCGCGGGCGGCTGGGCGGCACCGGCGGCGGCGCGCCGCACGGTCGACACCCGGTACGTGCTGGCCGCGGCGGGCCTGCTCGCCGTGGACCATCCGGCGGCCGCGGCCGG
- a CDS encoding lysine 5,6-aminomutase subunit alpha codes for MVNKLGLDPRVVRRARALARKAGQPVVDLARSHTTVSVERAVLRLAGVSGADSDGIPWVNRLVDAVRADVGLGQGVAVPVFHALAAQGLEDVTVLAQKAAAGAVTFAVPEKKAEVTAARRAAKRATGAGLKLVDRRRAERDRLIKRYGDPKQRPWIYLIVATGDIYEDIPQAQAAARAGADVIAVIRSTGQSLLDYVPEGATREGFAGTYATQENFRLMRAALDETSKELGRYVRLTNYASGLCMPEIAALAGMERLDMMLNDSMYGILFRDINPIRTFVDQRFSRQVHARAGIIINTGEDNYLTTADAVEAAHTVTVSQLLNEFFAHEAGLADWQLGLGHAFEINPELPESFRLELAHALLARELFPDAPLKWMPPTKHMTGDVFRGNLLDGFFNLVGALTGQGILLVGMMTEAVVTPWLSDRDIALQNVRYVLNGAGNLHEDFVPAPGGFIQSRAHEVLGEAIELLERIVDDTMLNAIADGTFGIMKRPADRGKGLDGVARHEDGYYNPVTEALEA; via the coding sequence GTGGTGAACAAGCTTGGTCTGGATCCCCGCGTCGTGCGGCGGGCGCGCGCGCTGGCCAGGAAGGCGGGCCAGCCGGTCGTCGACCTGGCGCGCTCGCACACGACGGTGTCGGTGGAGCGGGCGGTGTTGCGCCTGGCCGGGGTGTCGGGTGCCGACTCCGACGGTATTCCGTGGGTGAATCGCCTGGTGGACGCGGTGCGCGCGGACGTGGGTCTCGGTCAGGGTGTCGCGGTGCCGGTGTTCCACGCCCTGGCGGCGCAGGGCCTGGAGGACGTGACGGTGCTGGCGCAGAAGGCGGCGGCCGGTGCCGTCACTTTCGCCGTACCGGAGAAGAAGGCCGAGGTGACGGCGGCCCGGCGGGCCGCCAAGCGGGCGACCGGCGCGGGCCTGAAGCTGGTGGACCGGCGCCGGGCCGAGCGGGACCGGCTGATCAAGCGGTACGGGGATCCGAAGCAGCGGCCGTGGATCTATCTGATCGTGGCGACCGGGGACATCTACGAGGACATCCCGCAGGCGCAGGCGGCGGCCCGGGCGGGCGCGGACGTGATCGCGGTGATCCGGTCGACGGGGCAGTCGCTGCTGGACTACGTGCCGGAGGGTGCGACCCGGGAGGGTTTCGCGGGCACGTACGCGACGCAGGAGAACTTCCGGCTGATGCGGGCGGCCCTGGACGAGACGTCGAAGGAGCTGGGCCGGTATGTGCGGCTGACGAACTACGCGTCGGGGCTGTGCATGCCGGAGATCGCGGCGCTGGCGGGCATGGAGCGTCTCGACATGATGCTCAACGACTCGATGTACGGGATCCTGTTCCGCGACATCAACCCGATCCGCACGTTCGTCGACCAGCGGTTCTCCCGGCAGGTGCACGCCCGGGCGGGGATCATCATCAACACCGGTGAGGACAACTACCTGACGACCGCGGACGCGGTCGAGGCGGCGCACACGGTGACGGTGTCGCAGCTTTTGAACGAGTTCTTCGCGCACGAGGCGGGGCTGGCGGACTGGCAGCTGGGGCTGGGGCACGCGTTCGAGATCAACCCGGAGTTGCCGGAGTCGTTCCGGCTGGAGCTGGCGCACGCGCTGCTGGCGCGGGAGTTGTTCCCGGACGCGCCGCTGAAGTGGATGCCGCCGACCAAGCACATGACCGGGGACGTGTTCCGCGGCAATCTGCTGGACGGGTTCTTCAACCTGGTCGGCGCGCTGACCGGGCAGGGGATCCTGCTGGTCGGGATGATGACGGAGGCGGTGGTGACGCCGTGGCTGTCGGACCGCGACATCGCGCTGCAGAACGTGCGGTACGTGCTCAACGGTGCCGGGAACCTGCACGAGGACTTCGTGCCGGCGCCGGGCGGGTTCATCCAGTCGCGGGCGCACGAGGTGCTCGGTGAGGCGATCGAGCTCCTCGAACGGATCGTCGACGACACGATGCTCAACGCGATCGCCGACGGCACCTTCGGGATCATGAAGCGGCCGGCGGACCGGGGCAAGGGCCTCGACGGTGTCGCCAGGCATGAGGACGGCTACTACAACCCCGTGACGGAGGCCCTGGAAGCATGA